The Bubalus kerabau isolate K-KA32 ecotype Philippines breed swamp buffalo chromosome X, PCC_UOA_SB_1v2, whole genome shotgun sequence genome has a segment encoding these proteins:
- the LOC129639778 gene encoding LOW QUALITY PROTEIN: TLR adapter interacting with SLC15A4 on the lysosome-like (The sequence of the model RefSeq protein was modified relative to this genomic sequence to represent the inferred CDS: deleted 2 bases in 1 codon), whose amino-acid sequence MLGESFLIELLYKEQVTCKKTSNDEKETWKRQLLDIEDNSHSPDKMENENKIMKESLTEKSNDTSKIKSVDEITVAKCKSASFPGNVSAALPIPKREQHDEKQLDLYRSYSCTSICQNYPDLQIGVDHVGNMYDSGCFVEHIRDDVFSGPLLFSVDIPLGHSPIIEPPDKLPTSKLLNGDEIRERSMLFHKQPLSNSMLNSYMEKKVDELYKLFLEENLTQCCSITNLMASNLLMNNINQISLQISQEQNIEALKVREVLLYSLTRCNLCNISHGNSSEFSTPNLQISNQRSRELVPHLQ is encoded by the exons ATGCTTGGAGAATCCTTCCTAATTGAACTCCTATACAAAGAACAAGTTACATGTAAGAAAACCTCAAATGATGAAAAGGAAACTTGGAAAAGGCAACTTTTAGATATAGAAGATAATTCACATTCCCCtgataaaatggaaaatgaaaataagatcatGAAAGAAAGTTTAACAGAGAAAAGTAATGatacaagtaaaataaaatctgtggaTGAGATAACTGTAGCAAAATGCAAGAGTGCATCCTTTCCAGGGAATGTGTCTGCTGCACTGCCCATTCCAAAGAGAGAGCAACATGATGAAAAACAACTAGATTTATACAGATCTTATTCATGTACAAGTATTTGCCAGAATTATCCTGACCTACAGATTGGAGTAGACCATGTAGGTAACATGTATGATTCTGGCTGCTTTGTGGAACACATACGGGATGATGTTTTTAGTGGTCCTCTTTTGTTTTCAGTAGATATACCATTGGGTCATTCTCCCATCATTGAACCTCCAGACAAACTACCTACCTCAAAGCTTTTGAATGGGGATGAAATTCGAGAAAGAAGTATGTTGTTTCATAAACAGCCCCTCTCTAATTCTATGCTTAATagttatatggaa aaaaaagtggatgaaCTCTATAAACTGTTTTTGGAAGAAAATCTCACTCAGTGCTGCTCCATAACCAACCTCATGGCTTCCAACTTGTTAATGAATAATATAAATCAGATTAGCCTCCAAATCTCTCAAGAGCAGAACATAGAGGCATTAAAAGTTCGGGAAgttcttttatattctttaacAAGATGTAATCTCTGTAACATTTCCCATGGAAATAGTTCTGAATTCAGCACTCCTAATTTACAAATATCAAACCAGAGAAGTAGAGAACTTGTACCACATCTACAATAA